From one Brevundimonas sp. PAMC22021 genomic stretch:
- the glgX gene encoding glycogen debranching protein GlgX yields MNLLPDRLLPGSAFPLGATFDGLGVNFAVFSANADQIDLCIFDPSGKREIARYPLPEWTDEVWHGYLPEVKPGLLYGFRAHGRYEPEKGHRFNPNKLLIDPYAKKLHGTVRWTDALHGYRVGSQKGDLSFDKRDSAPAVPKAVVKIDAFDWTGDQRPNTPWDKTVIYEAHVKGLTKLLEDVSPPERGTFAALSHPRVIDHLHKLGVTALELLPIHAFVQDRFLQEKGLANYWGYNTLAFFAPEARYMATGSADEFRLAVRRLHAAGIEVILDVVYNHTAEGSEMGQTLSLRGLDNATYYRLQDDNPRYCVNDTGTGNSLNMSKARVVQMVADSLRYWAESFRIDGFRFDLGVTLGRDGNKGFDPGAAFFDVLRQDPVLQKLKLISEPWDIGPGGYQLGNHPPSFAEWNDKYRDTTRKYWKRDSSQRPDLAARLSGSGDLFDRRARRPWASVNFLSAHDGMTLADVVSYDEKHNDANKEDNRDGHSENLSHNWGVEGPTDDPDINAYRQRLQRSMLTTLFGSMGTPMLLGGDEFGRSQGGNNNAYCHDDELSWFDWDQANSEDGQALSAFVGRLTEVRRDLPPIRSGRFLYGEPVRDGVQDIEWWDERGMQLSEDDWRNAEGRALVMRRSHLDDDGRLESVSLLLNSSHEDLDFRLPEQDLSHVVRIDSADVDVRDLELEADVYRVMSGAAVIVTSRERAA; encoded by the coding sequence TTGAACCTGTTGCCTGACCGGCTTCTGCCGGGCTCCGCCTTTCCGCTTGGCGCCACCTTCGACGGGCTGGGCGTCAACTTCGCCGTCTTTTCCGCCAACGCCGACCAGATCGACCTGTGCATCTTCGATCCGTCGGGGAAGCGCGAGATCGCGCGCTATCCGTTGCCGGAATGGACCGACGAGGTCTGGCACGGCTACCTGCCCGAGGTGAAGCCGGGGCTGCTGTACGGCTTTCGCGCCCATGGGCGATACGAGCCGGAGAAGGGGCACCGCTTCAATCCCAACAAGCTGCTGATCGACCCCTACGCCAAGAAGCTGCACGGCACGGTGCGCTGGACCGACGCGCTGCACGGCTATCGCGTCGGATCGCAGAAGGGCGACCTCAGCTTCGACAAGCGCGACAGCGCGCCGGCGGTCCCAAAGGCGGTGGTCAAGATCGACGCCTTCGACTGGACAGGCGATCAGCGGCCGAACACGCCGTGGGACAAGACGGTGATCTACGAGGCCCATGTGAAGGGCCTGACCAAGCTGCTGGAGGACGTCAGCCCGCCCGAGCGCGGCACCTTTGCGGCCCTGTCGCACCCGCGCGTCATCGACCACCTGCACAAGCTGGGCGTGACGGCGCTGGAGCTGCTGCCCATCCACGCCTTCGTGCAGGATCGCTTTCTGCAGGAAAAAGGGCTGGCCAACTATTGGGGCTACAACACACTGGCCTTTTTCGCGCCCGAGGCCCGCTACATGGCGACCGGCAGCGCCGACGAGTTCCGGCTTGCCGTGCGCAGGCTGCACGCCGCCGGGATCGAGGTTATTCTGGACGTGGTCTACAACCACACAGCCGAGGGCAGCGAGATGGGTCAAACCCTGTCGCTGCGTGGCCTGGACAACGCCACCTATTATCGGCTGCAGGACGACAATCCCCGCTACTGCGTCAACGACACGGGCACGGGCAACAGCCTGAACATGTCCAAGGCGCGCGTGGTGCAGATGGTCGCCGACAGCCTGCGCTATTGGGCCGAGAGCTTCCGCATCGACGGCTTCCGCTTCGACCTGGGCGTGACCCTAGGGCGTGACGGCAACAAGGGCTTCGATCCCGGCGCCGCCTTCTTCGACGTGCTGCGTCAGGACCCGGTGCTGCAGAAGCTGAAGCTGATTTCCGAGCCCTGGGACATCGGGCCGGGCGGATACCAGTTGGGCAACCATCCCCCGTCATTCGCCGAATGGAACGACAAGTACCGCGACACCACCCGAAAATACTGGAAGCGCGATTCCAGCCAGAGACCGGACCTGGCGGCGCGTTTGTCGGGCTCGGGTGACCTGTTCGACCGACGCGCACGGCGGCCGTGGGCCAGCGTCAACTTTCTGTCGGCCCACGACGGCATGACCCTGGCCGATGTCGTCAGCTATGACGAAAAGCACAACGACGCCAACAAGGAAGACAATCGCGACGGTCACAGCGAAAACCTGTCGCACAACTGGGGCGTCGAGGGGCCGACGGACGATCCCGACATCAACGCCTATCGCCAGCGGCTGCAGCGTTCGATGCTGACGACGCTGTTCGGCTCGATGGGCACGCCGATGCTCCTTGGTGGCGACGAGTTCGGCCGCAGCCAGGGCGGCAACAACAACGCCTATTGCCATGACGACGAACTGAGCTGGTTCGACTGGGATCAGGCGAACTCCGAGGACGGGCAGGCGCTGTCGGCCTTTGTTGGTCGTCTGACGGAGGTTCGCCGCGACCTGCCGCCCATCCGCTCGGGACGGTTCCTCTATGGCGAGCCGGTGCGCGACGGCGTGCAGGACATCGAATGGTGGGACGAGCGCGGCATGCAGCTGTCCGAGGACGATTGGCGCAACGCCGAAGGGCGCGCCCTGGTCATGCGGCGCTCTCACCTTGACGACGACGGCCGGCTGGAGAGCGTCAGCCTGCTGCTGAACAGCTCGCACGAAGACCTGGATTTCCGGCTTCCCGAGCAGGACCTGTCGCATGTGGTTCGCATCGACAGCGCGGATGTGGATGTGCGCGACCTCGAACTCGAGGCCGACGTGTACCGGGTCATGAGCGGGGCTGCGGTGATCGTCACGTCGCGCGAGCGCGCGGCGTGA